aaaaatttcaaaacagttagtatagacaaaattattttttaccGAATTATCAAACAGACACGAATTTTTAAGAACGTACATTACCCTACACAATTTCGGTTTCTTTCATTGAGCACTGTTTCCATCCGGAGTGTCTCGAAGAGTTTTTAAATAACATCGAATCGATGCAGCATTTAAAAAAGCATTCTTATCATATAGGCCTACTGTTCAATTTATTAACAATATGTGTCAGTACTAATTAGAACTTTCACCTACTTCATAGCAGTTACAATCAGTGCGAAGTTCACCGTGTAATTCGTCGTTAACGGCTCAACTACAATGAATTTTAACCGAAACAGCTAAGTCAGGTCGCTttcaaagtgaagcatcgaaagggTTTCTATTTAGTACGCAGGCTGCCTCTTTTACTCCAACGTTCCGCTAAAAAGCCTTAATATGCCACTTCGCATGTCATTCCAGGGGTTCTCCTGTATTGTGAAAAAAGAGTATACAGttgcaattaaaaagaaaaacatttggtTAAATATCTCGgggaatacagaacataaacactACTGTACCAGCTATTGGTGAGAGGGTTCTGTATTAGTCGAAGTCAACGCCTTAGATGACTTACCCTGTACAAATGGTCTGCTTGCAAATGTACTGTTTCAGATGCGTATCATAACAAAAACCTAAAGTCAGGTCGCTCACTAGTTCTGGTACAGGGTACCCAACATaatggtggcttacggagtatgtgtgtagatgaatAAAAACTGAATGTTCCAATGGATTGAGTGATGTGGAGTATTTCAACTAAAGGATGTTATTTGGACAGAAAAACAGATATAAATAGATTTTATTCGTGGAATAATAGTATAATCTACATACGGATCTTAAAATCTCGTTAAGTATTTCGATATGAACGAGTGCCACAACGGTGGCGAGTAATTTCTCTGATTTATAATTAATGGAAAATGTCGTTAAGGATAGATAATAAGTACTTGCTTTATTATATCTTATATCGTATACAAATGGTTATTAAACCTTTCTAGTCTGTTTGCACCGTCTTCCACACGTGAGTTGCCACCGGCCGGAGAGCACGGTGTTCAGTTCGTTCGGATCCAGTCTGTGCTGCGGAGCGTGGCCACTGTGTAGTGTACTGCAGCAGGGGAAGCGAGCGGCTATTGCACAAGGTAGGGCGCGCCGGCTACCACCAGGGCGGCGCGAGGGCGGCGCGGGTCGAcgtcggggtgggggtggggttggggggtcACGAGCAGGCCGCCAgccgcgccgccgcccccgcaggcCCGGCGGCGCCGTGGGCAGCGTCCGCGTGCTGCCGGAGGCGTTCGCCGGACGTGAAGAGCTTGCCGCAGGTGCCGCAGCGCGCCAGCTCCACAGCGTGCCGGCACTCGTAGTGGTCCTTGAGCGCCGACGCGTCCGCCAGGGGCTGCCCGCAGAAGGCGCACGGGAAGCGGCCGTCGCAGTCCGCCGCCGGCGGGTCGTCCTCCAGGCTCCAGCCGCCGGCCGACGGAGACGCAGACATCGACGCGGCCGCCGCGCCGCCGTCGCCGGCGTCTCCGTTGACGCCGGCGGCCGCAGCCAGCAGGTGTCCGGAGAAGCCCGGGAAGCCTAGTGGCGGCAACATCAgcggtggctgctgctgctgctgctgcgggggTGGCCCGAGGCGGTCGCCGTTGAGCAGCATATGCTCGACCAGCTGCTGCGGGGGCGGGCCGCCCCCGTGGCCCAGCGGTGGCAGTCCCTTGAACGCCGCCTCCAGGTTGAGCGGCAGCGCGTGCGACTCGGCGTACAGGCGCGCCAGGAACTCGCCGTGCAGCGACGGGTTGGCCACCAGCGACGCCGCGAGCGGGGAGGACTTGTCCATGAAGAAGGACGCCGCTGCCGCAGCCGCGGCCGCAGATGCCGATGGCGACGATCCGCCGGGGCTGTCCGCCGACGTCGACAGCAGCTTGCGGTGCAGGTTGAGGTTGGCACTGTGCCTGTCTCTGCTGCGCTTCGACGGGAACGCGGCGTTGCACCCTTCCACAGTGCACTTGTGCATTAGCTTCAGGTGCACGTTCTGGAAGTGCGTCTTCACCCCGAAGTGGTTCTGGAAGATCTTCCCACAGGCGGTACAGCGGCGGGGGTTGTCTTTGTCGATGGGGACGTCCATGGGGCCTATGAAGCTGCCAGTCTCCGGGTAGAAGTAGTGAGCGTCCTCTCCCGGCGAATCGTTGGAGGAAGAGCCTTGAGATCTCGCTGGGCTCGAAGGACACCCGGAGAAGTTGAGCTCCGGCCCACAAAACGGGCCTTGCGAAAGGCATTCGAGACGCTGCAGTGCAGTAGACGACGACATCGACCCTTCACCGCTGTGGCagtcctcttcctcttgttcttccCTTTCTTCTCCCCGCTCCGCCTTTATACACCCAACTGGCCCACCCTTATCATCATCTTTCCTAGTAGCCTGTTCCTCCCCAGCGTTTCTTTCACAGTCCTGGAGAGTGCTTCGCTCTTTCTCGGCATGACAGTGAAGTTCACGGTTACCAGTTTCTTCTGcattccctccttccacctccccattACCGCAGACTTCACCAGAGTCTACCGCACTGCTTTGCTTCGTGCAGTCTACAGGACCATTCTCCGAACTTCTGTCATCAGGTAACTTCTCAACAACTCCGTCACTTTCAGTATGGGCAGTAGCTTCTGGAGAAGGATCTGCTCCGTCTGTACGATGCGTTGCCCCCGACGCCCTTGCTGGTTCCTCGTCGTCAGCGCCGTTATCATTCGCAGGTGGCGCTGACGCGAATGGCGAGTCTGCAGACGAGTCCTCGTCGCAGGACACGTGGTTGCTGTCCGTTTGTGCGGGCAGTGCGAATCGCGTCGGGTTGCGGTTCTTCCGCGTCCTCGGGTTCTTTGACGCGCCGGCCGCGCCCTCGCCGGCGTCCTTCGCGTTGTGAGCCTCGACGGCGCTCAGCGAGTCATCGTTGCTCGCCTCACCCTGGTTGCTGGCAGAAGGCTCGTCCTCGGCGTCCGCTTCCACGTCGCCACCGAGCCTGGGACGCTTGGCCTCCGTCGCCTGCAGCTGCTCGTCTCCGCTGAGGCCGTCCGCCTCTGGCTGGGAGTCCTCGTGACCCTGGGTCAAGTTCTGCGGCTCTACGTCCGTACTTTCCCTCTCGtccgtgtcgtcgtcgtcgtctggtCCTCCGTCGACGACGATTCCGTCGTCCTCATCGTCGTAGCCGTCGTCTGAGAGGTCGTCTGGCAACGGCAAGTGGTCGCTGAGTCGCAAACCTGTGTCTTCAGGAGGCGATCCCAGCGTACTGCTGCCGAAGTCGTGGCGTCTGCTTTCTTCGAACCTGTGGCGAAATTGTGAGAAACATTGGGTGACAGAGCACTTATTCCGTATACATAAATATTCTTCGTAACTTATTTTGCTCCAATATATGTCCACAACTCCTATTAGCAACAATAATAATGTTTTCCTCActctagtgtacattttctttaattgttgttgttgtcgtggtcttcaatccagagacttatttcatgcagctcttcatgctactctatcctgtgcaggcttcttcatttctgagtaactactgcaacctacatccttctgaatctgtttagtgtactcatcccttggtctctctctacgatttttaccctccatgcttccctccaatactaaactggtgatcccttgatgcttcagaacgtgtccgaCCAACAGATCCCTGCTTACAGTCAAGTTGTGTGATaaattcctcttccccccaattttGTTttgcacctcctcattagttacgtgatcgacccacctaatcttcagcattcttctgtagcacaacatttcgaaaggttctattgtctaaactatttttcatccacgtttcacttccatacatggctacactccatacaaaaactttcagaaacgacttcctgacacttaaatctatactcgatgttaacaaatttctcttcttcagaaacgctttgcttgccattgccagtctacattttatatcctctctacttcgaccatcatcagttattttactccccatatACCAAAACTTattaactactttaagcgtctcatttcctaatctaataatctcagcataacccgatttaattcgactacattccactatcctcgttttgctttgttgatgttcctcttgcatcctcctttcaagacactgtttattccgttcagctgctcttccaggtcctttgctgactctgacagaatcacaatatcggcaaacctcaaagtttttatttcttctctgtggattttaattcctacaccaaattttccttttttcctttactgcttggtcaatatacagattgaataacatcggggataggctacaatcctgtctcattcccttcccttaccactgcttccctttcatgcccctcgactcttataactgccatctggtttctgtacaaattgtaaatagcctttcgctccccgcattttacccctgccatcttcagtattggaaagagagtattccagtcgaaattgtcaaaagctttctctaagtctacaaatgcaagaaacgtaggtttggcttcccttaatctaccttctaaggtaGGTCCGTATAGCGTCGCGTGTTCCaaagtttctacggaatccaaactgatcttccctgaggtctgattccaccagtttttccattcgttcgtaaggaattctcgttagtatttcggagtcgtgacttaataaactgaagtTCGCCAGTTTTTACACCTGTCAATACCTAATTTCTTTGgggttgaaattattatattcgtcttgaagtctgagggtattttgcctgactcatatatctttctcaccagatggaagagttttgtcatggcgggCTCTCCTATGGCTATCAATATTTCtaaagaaatgttgtctactcccggggccttgtttcgacttaggtctttcagttctgtgtcaaattcttcacgcagtatcatatctcccatttcatgtatgTCTgcgtcctctaccatttccataatattcccctAAAGTACATTGCCGTTGTTCAGACCCTCTAtgtacgccttccacctttctgctttctcttgttCCCTTAGAACTTTTTCCATttaagctgttgatattcatacaaatggttctcttttctccaaagaccgctttaattttcctgtaagtggcATCTATCATActtctagtgatatatgcttctacatccttacattttccccgtagccatccatgcttagccattttgcacttcatgtctatCTCCTATTAAATTCAatttatcttctgttacccaaggatttctactgcccctcgtctttttacctacttgatcctctgctgccttcactattccatctctcaaagctacccacgcttcttctaccgtatttctttcccccgttcttgtcaatcgctccctaatgctctgaaactctctacaacctctggttcttccagtttatccaggtcccatctccttaagtttccacctttttgcagtttcttcagttcataaccaataaattacggtccgactccacatctgcccctggaaatattttaCAAGTTAAAACCTGtatcctaaatgtctgtcttaccattatataatctatccgaaaccttccagtgtctcctggcctcttccacgtatacaaccttctttcatgtttcttaaaccaagtgttagctatgattaagttatgctctgtgcaaaattctaccaagcggcttccgctttcattccttacccccattgcatattcacctgctacttttccttctcttgcttttcctattattgaattccagtcccccatgacttaaaATTTTCGTCTGCCTCCACTTTATGAGTAATTTCTTttgtcgcatcatacatttcttcagtcgcTTCATCATCTgaggagttagttggcatataaacttgtactattgtggtaggcttaggcgtgggcttcgtgtcagtgttggctacaataatgcgttcactatgctgttcgtagtaggttACCCGTGTTCctactttgttattcattattaaacctactcctgcattattcctatttgattttgtatttataacccagtattcacctgaccagaagttttgttcttcctgccacagaacttcactaattcccaccgtatctaacattaacctattcatttccctttttaaattttctaacctacctgcctcattaagggatctgacattccacgctccgatccgtagaacgcctttTTTccttctcctaataacgacgttctcctgagtaaaccacgcccggagatccgaatgggggctacttTACTtacgccatcatcatctaaccatTCAGAAAAGATGCaggccctggggaaaaattacgtctgtagtttccccttgctttcagccgttcacagtatcagcacagcaaggccgttttggttagtgttacaaccccaggtcagtcaatcgtccagactgttgcccctgcagctactgaaaaggctgttgcacctcttcaggaaccacacgtttgtctggcctctcaacagatacgcctccgtcGTGGTTGGAACTACGTTACAGCTATCTGTCTCactgagccacgcaagcctccccaccaacgccaaggtccatggttcatgaggggcgGGAGAGGGGGGTGTTAATTAATTAATCTGTTTAAAATAGCTTTCGTTTAGCCTGCTGTGAACCATACAATTATCATCCAGATATGTGAATCCGAGAGCTGGACACGTGTGGAAACAATCGGTATGTAAGGTTGTAAGCGCTGTTCGTTGTGTTTCGACATTGTTTTGTTAAGGTATTCTACAGCGCTGCCTATACCCGTACAGTCACTTCCCGAAATGAAATGCGTAGTGCAGTTCTATGTATGTCCACACAGAACACACcaccattttacactcctggaaatggaaaaaagaacacattgacaccggtgtgtcagacccaccatacttgctccggacactgcgagagggctgtacaagcaatgatcacacaccaggaaccgcggtgttggccgtcgaatggcgctagctgcgcagcatttgtgcaccgccgccgtcagtgtcagccagtttgccgtggcatacggagctccatcgcagtctttaacactggtagcatgccgcgacagcgtggacgtgaaccgtatgtgcagttgacggactttgagcgagggcgtatagtgggcatgcgggaggccgggtggacgtaccgccgaattgctcaacacgtggggcgtgaggtctccacagtacatcgatgttgtcgccagtggtcggcggaaggtgaacgtgcccgtcgacctgggaccggaccgcagcgacgcacggatgcacgccaagaccgtaggatcctacgcagtgccgtaggggaccgcaccgccacttcccagcaaattagggacactgttgctcctggggtatcggcgaggaccattcgcaaccgtctccatgaagctgggctacggtcccgcacaccgttaggccgtcgtccgctcacgccccaacatcgtgcagcccgcctccagtggtgtcgcgacaggcgcgaatggagggacgaatggagacgtgtcgtcttcagcgatgagagtcgcttctgccttggtgccaatgatggtcgtatgcgtgtttggcgccgtgcaggtgagcgccacaatcaggactgcatactaccgaggcacacagggccaacacccggcatcatggtgtggggagcgatctcctacactggccgtacaccactggtgatcgtcgaggggacactgaatagtgcacggtacatccaaaccgtcatcgaacccatcgttctaccattcctagaccggcaagggaacttgctgttccaacaggacaatgcacgtccgcatgtatcccgtgccacccaacgtgctctagaaggtgtaagtcaactaccctggccagcaagatctccggatctgtcccccattgagcatgttagggactggatgaagcgtcgtctcacgcggtctgcacgtccagcacgaacgctggtccaactgaggcgccaggtggaaatggcatggcaagccgttccacaggactacatccagcatctctacgatcgtctccatgggagaatagcagcctgcattgctgcgaaaggtggatatacactgtactagtgccgacattgtgcatgctctgttgcctgtgtctatgtgcctgtggttctgtcagtgtgatcatgtgatgtatctgaccccaggaatgtgtcaataaagtttccccttcctcggacaatgaattcacggtgttcttatttcaatttccaggagtgtatatcggtcaAACACACTTCGATAGTAGGTAGGTTGCAATCTGTCGTTGTTGGACGATCGAGTTCAGTATATTTCGCGACCAAGTACCACAGTAAATTCTATAAATAATTGCGTCATATTATCAGTTAACATATTTATAAACTAGGGGCACAGTGTCACTTTAATTCCCCAGTGATGCGGACACCAATATTTCGCTAGCGGTTTGTGATAGTATGTTTATAAACATTGCAGGCGACGTAAATATTCACTTATTACTGGATACATACTTCCATGGAACTACTTCCTCCGAATCTTCACAACATTCAAGCGCAATGCCACAAAAGTTACAACACAAAAGGCATTTCGACACTTTACCTGACGCTATTCTACATTCCCTTCCACCACAGTCTCGATACGTAAGCGGGTTCCAACGCCCACTACCATAGTCCCGCCCGTGCTGGCGACAGAACCCAGCTCCGGCATCAACGCCTCAGTTCACACTGCTGGTGCCGACGCGCTGTTTAAATGTTCAGACACTCAGTAAGGCGGGATTACTGTACATTCATAACGCATCAGTTCTTCATGTTGATGATACATGTAACAAATTATCGGAGAGGAAGTACGAAGATGGCTGTACAGTGGCCCGTGAATGAGGAGGATATCGGAGGGGAAAGTGACCCTGAGAAAACCAGCTGCAGTGTAATTGATGGGCAAGgaatagatacactactggccagtaaaattgctccaccacaaagatgacgtgctatagacgccaaatttaaccgacaggaaggagatgctgttatttgcaaatgattagcttttcatagcattcacacaaggttggcgccggtggtgacacttacaacgtgctgacatgaggaaagtttccaaccgatttctcatacacaaacaccagttgaccggcgctgcctgatgaaacgttcttgtgatgcctcttgtaaggagaagaaatgcgtaccatcacgacgtTACAaacggattgtagtctatcgcgattgcggtttatcgtatcgcgacattgatgctcgcattggtcgagatccaatgactgttaacagaatatggaatcggtgggttcaggagggtaatacggaacgccgtgctacatctcaacggcctcgtatcactagcagtcgagatgacaggcatcttatccgcatggctgtaacggatcgtgcagccacgtctcgatccctgagtcatctgATGGGGAcgcttgaaa
This sequence is a window from Schistocerca serialis cubense isolate TAMUIC-IGC-003099 chromosome 7, iqSchSeri2.2, whole genome shotgun sequence. Protein-coding genes within it:
- the LOC126412894 gene encoding uncharacterized protein LOC126412894, which encodes MLMHNSAATLAAAAASATTAASQCRPRLPPTPGAAPAPASRLAPLNWASVASWFLRSDACTTAATTTTGAFPAPITTSTTTTTTASSTSGGPVAPSVCTAIRCTVANCSCECFTPGKMNIRYCDTCGHSWVPHALDKLGGRQQAPALPVEPVQANAAFDIASLVLYGCQALPIRLKILLDRLFSVLRRDEVLHVLAGFGWTHEDYARGYILQETHGATLERWHICSAEEEPLVLRQFLRFGETRAIALQLPQLHPPPPVVSSSSSNGPLPRSPPGASSVSVSPLNRLQSMQPFDFRKLASPPEAASGRRRLSDAVSPPVPASMSASAPPPGLVGLGALALHPAACGGLPTLPPLPPPPGGGSSEFGSGTDDEEDSAHSALNLSRDGLYRRPGPPPLAPPPPPPPSLPPGLPHGLPPLTQLPPGATPRRGVPGRRHWGGDPHLPINLGTQLINPATGKKRVQCNVCLKTFCDKGALKIHFSAVHLREMHKCTVDGCNMMFSSRRSRNRHSANPNPKLHSPHLRRKISPHDGRSAHAHAHGHGLLVHPPPPPPPHAPPGALPLGPVFSPFPMLGPAAHLPKHSLDLTMHRFEESRRHDFGSSTLGSPPEDTGLRLSDHLPLPDDLSDDGYDDEDDGIVVDGGPDDDDDTDERESTDVEPQNLTQGHEDSQPEADGLSGDEQLQATEAKRPRLGGDVEADAEDEPSASNQGEASNDDSLSAVEAHNAKDAGEGAAGASKNPRTRKNRNPTRFALPAQTDSNHVSCDEDSSADSPFASAPPANDNGADDEEPARASGATHRTDGADPSPEATAHTESDGVVEKLPDDRSSENGPVDCTKQSSAVDSGEVCGNGEVEGGNAEETGNRELHCHAEKERSTLQDCERNAGEEQATRKDDDKGGPVGCIKAERGEEREEQEEEDCHSGEGSMSSSTALQRLECLSQGPFCGPELNFSGCPSSPARSQGSSSNDSPGEDAHYFYPETGSFIGPMDVPIDKDNPRRCTACGKIFQNHFGVKTHFQNVHLKLMHKCTVEGCNAAFPSKRSRDRHSANLNLHRKLLSTSADSPGGSSPSASAAAAAAAASFFMDKSSPLAASLVANPSLHGEFLARLYAESHALPLNLEAAFKGLPPLGHGGGPPPQQLVEHMLLNGDRLGPPPQQQQQQPPLMLPPLGFPGFSGHLLAAAAGPLADASALKDHYECRHAVELARCGTCGKLFTSGERLRQHADAAHGAAGPAGAAARLAACS